From a region of the Burkholderia lata genome:
- a CDS encoding ABC transporter permease subunit, giving the protein MIKPSKPLSTGVLAFGFLFLYIPIISLVVYSFNESKLVTVWSGFSLKWYSALLDDDELLTAAWLSLKIGLLTATASVVIGTWAGFVLARFGRFKGFTLYTGMINAPLVIPEVIQGISLLLLFVALEQMFGWPKGRGMVTIWIGHVMLCVSYVAIIVQSRVKEMNKSLEEAALDLGATPLKVFFVVTLPLISQALLSGWLLSFTLSIDDLVLSAFLSGPGSTTLPLVVFSRVRLGLNPEMNALATLFITAVTIGVIVVNRMMIARERRRIADMKAAFAVA; this is encoded by the coding sequence ATGATCAAGCCGAGCAAACCGCTGTCGACGGGCGTCCTCGCCTTCGGCTTCCTGTTCCTGTACATCCCGATCATCAGCCTGGTCGTGTACTCGTTCAACGAGTCGAAGCTGGTGACGGTGTGGTCGGGCTTCTCGCTGAAGTGGTACTCGGCGCTGCTCGATGACGACGAGCTGCTGACCGCCGCGTGGCTGTCGCTGAAGATCGGTCTCTTGACGGCCACCGCGTCGGTCGTGATCGGCACGTGGGCGGGCTTCGTGCTGGCGCGCTTCGGCCGCTTCAAGGGCTTCACGTTGTACACGGGGATGATCAATGCGCCGCTGGTGATTCCGGAAGTGATCCAGGGCATCTCGCTGCTGTTGCTGTTCGTTGCGCTGGAGCAGATGTTCGGCTGGCCGAAGGGTCGCGGGATGGTGACGATCTGGATCGGCCACGTGATGCTGTGCGTGTCGTACGTGGCGATCATCGTGCAGTCGCGCGTGAAGGAGATGAACAAGTCGCTGGAAGAGGCGGCGCTGGATCTGGGGGCGACGCCGCTGAAGGTGTTCTTCGTGGTGACGCTGCCGCTGATCTCGCAGGCGCTGCTGTCGGGGTGGCTGCTGTCGTTCACGCTGTCGATCGACGACCTGGTGCTGTCGGCGTTCCTGTCCGGGCCGGGCTCGACGACGCTGCCGCTGGTGGTGTTCTCGCGCGTGCGGCTGGGGCTGAACCCGGAGATGAACGCACTGGCGACGCTGTTCATCACGGCGGTGACGATCGGCGTGATCGTCGTGAACCGGATGATGATCGCGCGCGAGCGGCGGCGCATCGCCGACATGAAGGCGGCGTTCGCGGTGGCGTGA